In Triticum aestivum cultivar Chinese Spring chromosome 5B, IWGSC CS RefSeq v2.1, whole genome shotgun sequence, the following proteins share a genomic window:
- the LOC123115448 gene encoding WAT1-related protein At3g30340 — MDWKPTVMMMAVVIMYAVLNVLTKMVFNEGMHTTVFIVLRLLVAALFLSPIAYFKERKSRPKLTMEIFVYLFFSALLGASLIQWLFFLGLRYTTATFASAFNNTTPMFTFLLALAFKVEKIDAASRSGAAKLTGTAVGLAGATVLALYHGPTLVGAPSGDHLAAAATHGGARRWAVGSVALLGFSASWSLWFILQSKIGTKYPALYSGTAWMFLLSFFQMAAVGAATEKMSLLVWVPRTALQAVTVVFAGVGSSGLGFLAMSWCVERRGPVFTTAFMPLIQIVTAGIDVAVLHEQLHLGSVVGSAVVVVGLYLVLWGKSNEASIGSKLPPPSLSKPDWDIPEETENRT, encoded by the exons ATGGACTGGAAaccaacggtgatgatgatggcggtgGTGATCATGTATGCGGTGTTGAATGTGCTGACGAAGATGGTTTTCAATGAAGGGATGCACACCACTGTCTTCATCGTCCTCCGCCTGCTCGTCGCCGCGCTCTTCCTCTCCCCGATCGCATACTTCAAAGAGAG GAAGAGTAGACCTAAGCTGACCATGGAGATATTCGTCTACCTCTTCTTCAGTGCCTTGCTCGG AGCCTCTCTGATCCAGTGGCTCTTTTTCCTGGGCCTGAGGTACACGACGGCCACGTTCGCGAGCGCCTTCAACAACACGACTCCCATGTTCACCTTCCTCCTCGCACTGGCCTTCAAGGTCGAGAAGATCGATGCCGCCAGCCGCTCCGGTGCAGCCAAGCTCACCGGCACGGCCGTGGGGCTGGCCGGAGCGACGGTGCTGGCACTCTACCATGGCCCGACCCTGGTGGGGGCGCCGTCGGGGGACCACCTAGCCGCCGCTGCCACCCACGGCGGTGCGCGGAGGTGGGCGGTGGGCTCGGTGGCGTTGCTGGGCTTCTCGGCAAGCTGGTCGCTGTGGTTCATCCTGCAGTCCAAGATCGGGACAAAGTACCCGGCGCTCTACTCCGGCACGGCGTGGATGTTCCTGCTCAGCTTCTTCCAGATGGCCGCCGTCGGGGCTGCCACCGAGAAGATGAGCTTGCTGGTCTGGGTTCCCCGCACGGCGCTCCAGGCCGTCACCGTGGTGTTTGCTGGCGTGGGGTCGTCCGGGCTGGGGTTCCTGGCCATGTCATGGTGTGTGGAGCGGCGAGGGCCGGTGTTCACCACGGCCTTCATGCCGCTGATCCAGATCGTCACCGCCGGGATCGATGTCGCCGTCCTCCACGAGCAGCTCCACCTCGGGAGTGTCGTCGGGTCGGCGGTCGTGGTCGTGGGGCTCTACTTGGTCCTGTGGGGAAAGAGCAACGAGGCGAGCATCGGATCCAAACTCCCTCCTCCATCACTTTCCAAGCCCGATTGGGATATACCAGAAGAAACAGAGAATCGTACGTAG